Below is a genomic region from Sorghum bicolor cultivar BTx623 chromosome 9, Sorghum_bicolor_NCBIv3, whole genome shotgun sequence.
ccccccccccccccctgttTGTTGCGAGTTAGGTGATCACCTTCGATCTCCCGCGCTTATTTTGCGCGCCACCCTGCTGCCGCTCTCTGCACGTACGTCGTGTCGTATCCCAGGAGGACCCGGCGCGGCGCAAGGCTCCCCGCTAATCCTACCGCTCCGCAGCCGCCGCAGCCCGCAGGTGCGGGGTGGTTGACGGCCGCTTACCCGCTCCGGCGCCATGCGCACACGCTAGGTGCATCGAGGTCAAGCCAAACGCTGCCCACCGCCTCTGCCTCCCATATAATCCTCGTGCACGTCCTTGCTCATCATCTCAACACACTTCGTCTCCGATCCTTCCGACTCATCGCCATCCATCAGGACCATCACCAGTAGGCCCAGAGGAGCTCGATTTTCCTTCCGATCAggaccacaccacaccacaccaccgACGTGACGCTGATGACGATGCCGACGAcgtcctcggcggcggcgccggcgtcgcCGCCTCGCGCGCGGCGGTCCCGGTCCGTGGTGGCCGAACTGGAGGGCGCGCTGCTCCGGAGCGCCGACACGTTCCCGTACTTCATGCTCGTGGCGTTCGAGGCGTCCGGCCTGCCGCGCTTCGTGCTGCTGCTGGCGCTGTGGCCGCTGCTGCGGCTGCTGGAGCTGGGCGCCGGCCGGCGCGACCTAGCGCTGCGCGCCGCCGCGTTCGTGGCCACCGTCGGGGTGCCTCGCGCCGACGTGGAGGCCGTGTCGCGGGCCGTGCTGCCCAAGTTCATGGCCGACGACGTCGACCCGGCCGCGTGGGCGTCGTTCGGGAGCTGCGAGGGGAAGCGCGTCGTCGTCACGCGGATGCCCCGCGTCATGGTGGAGCGCTTCGCCAAGGAGCACCTCGGCGCGCACGCCGTGGTCGGCTGTGACCTCGAGTACAGCCGGCTCAGGCGATCCACGGGGCTCCTCAAAGGCGCCGGGCATGACGCCGTCGCAACCCGTGTGCGCGCGCTGTTCGCCGGCGACGACCGCCCGGACCTCGGGATCGGTGCGTCAGAGATGGCAAGCTCCTTCTTGACATTCTGCCAGGTAAGAGGACCGATCGTTGTCCATGGTTTTTGTGttacaaagtttttttttgttcGTCTCCAACGCTTTTTTTGGTCTCTCTAGTCTTTGGGCAAGAGGCATGTACTACGGAGTACGGGAGCAGTAGTAGACTAGTACTCCAGCACAGAGTTTCAAACGCGTTACTATAGCAGCTAAGCCTAAGATTTCCTACCACCCATGCATGCACCTATAGTAGACCTTCTTGCCCATGGCGGAAGAATATCTCCGTCCTCCTGCCTATTACGATAGGGACAAATGTGAACCATATGTGTCCATAACTACAGCACATCACCTTAATCATTTATACCATTTGTGATTTTGTCCATGTGAGCAAATATAGCCACAAAAGTCACGGCGCATTAATTCAGCATGCAATTTTCTTTCACAAAAACAACCGGCACGAACATGCTGGACATATATCAAAGAAAAAATAGCAATGACTCTTATAGTTTCAAGTCAAATTGTTTTTAAGTTTAACTGAATTTATAAAAATTTAAGATTTATGACGCCAAAAAAGTGCACCACCATAAAATCTATATTTTTAATGAATTTATGACGTTTAAATATTATTAGTATTCCTTTTTACATAAATTGGGTTAATTAAAAAGCAAATAGTTGAGTTAAAACTAGAATATAATTTCTCCATACGACGGAGGTACTAGTAAGTAAGCGATTTTTATGGTTTACTACAGTTTAAGCGCGGTAAAATTTCATCTGATGATTATGTGTTACGTTCATGCATGCAGGAGCAGCTCAGGCCGCCGTTCACCGCGGACCACGACACGAACGCGCCACCGTTCCGGCCGGTCATCTTCCACGACGGGCGGCTGGTGTGCCGGCCCACGCCATTCATGTCCCTCGTCATCCTCTTCTGGCTGCCCCTCGGCGTGCTGGTCGCCTTCGTCCGGATCGCCGTCGGCCTCATGGTCCCCATCTGGACCATCCCCTACATCGCGCCGGTCTTCGGCGGCGCCGTGATCATCCACGGCCGCGCGCCTCCCCCCGTCAGAGTCAgcgacgacgccgccgccgccgccggctcgcCGTCGGGGGTCCTCTTCGTCTGCACGCACCGCACGCTCATGGACCCCGTGGTGCTGGCCACCGTGCTGGGCCGCCGCGTGGCCGCCGTGAcctactccatctcccgccTCTCGGAGATCCTGTCCCCGATCCCGACGGTGCGGCTGACGCGCGACCGGGGCGTGGACGCGGCGCGCATGCGCGCGGAGCTGGCCCGGGGCGACGTGGCCGTGTGCCCCGAGGGCACCACGTGCCGGGAGCCCTTCCTGCTCCGCTTCTCCAAGCTCTTCGCGGAGCTCAGCGACAGCATCGTGCCCGTGGCGATGAACTACCGCGTGGGGCTCTTCCACCCGACGACGGCGCGCGGGTGGAAGGCCATGGACCCcatcttcttcttcatgaacccgCGGCCCGTGTACGAGGTGACGTTCCTGAACCAGCTCCCCGCGGAGGCGACGTGCGCGGCGGGGAAGAGCCCCGTGGACGTGGCCAACTACGTCCAGCGGATCCTCGCCGCCACGCTCGGGTTCGAGTGCACCACGCTCACGAGGAAGGACAAGTACACGGTGCTCGCCGGCAACGACGGCAGCGTCAACGCCAAGCCGCCGGCGGCCGGGAAGCCGGCTTGGCAGAGCCGCGTGAAGGAGGTCCTCGGGTTCCTGCTCCACTAACCCATTACTTGCACAGCTCTGGACTCTGGCCCAAATACTTCGATTGCTCACCAATTTGATTGAGTTTATACTGTTACATTACATTTATATACATGTACGTAATAATAAAGCATGTGTAGAGTAGTAGTAAAATACAGCAGtgattcgcaaaaaaaaaaaacaaaaaaagggaGTAGTGATTAGCCTTTCTTTACATAATAAGTACTGTATATTGTATTGTTCTTTATTTTTCAATTGTTTTGGTGAATTTTTACTGGGTGTAATCAAAGGTCAAAGTTGTTCCTCATCTACACTAGGCTTTGTGCTGAACTGCTGATCGTTGTTTGGCGTCCATTTATTACAGTTTGAGTGCAATCGTCTTCCTACCTGGGTGATCCAGTATGGTCGTAGTAGATATTGATTACTTGATAAGCAGGTGAGAGATATTTCCCTCCTTGACGAATGTTCTGGTCACACGTCAGTTGTATTTTCCACAATTCAGTCGGCTGCTATACACGCAACCGTATATGTGAACTATGAACGTACTACACGTGAACGTAGCCATCCCAAGTATCCAAATCCAACTGACGTTACATGACAGCACGAGTTTGCGGCAGCAAAAGCTGGTGCTGCTCATTACCACAAGTGGTGATGATATGCTCTGTCGCTGCGATAATTATGATCCTAGCACCTATTGCAAAGATCGTGTAGAGCTCGACTTTGTATTTCCTTGGTCGTTTTCAAGTAGTATTTGGTAGCCATGGCTAAGAAATACATAGAAACCAATGTATGCATATAAAATTATTGTAATGCGCTCTCTTGGCGCTGAAGAGCTTGTTGCCCAGTGGCTGCAAGTGCATGCTTTGAGTAGCACATTCAGGTTCTCGGTTCGACTTTCGTAGGATCAAATTTAGGTGTTTAGCAAGTTTGAGTTATTCTACCTTCGTAGCAAGCTCTACGAGAAGTCATACCCTCGCGTGACAAAGTGTGTGTTCAGGGATTTTTCTCGACCCCAAATTTGAGTTACTAGCAAATTTGAGTTATTTTAACAACACACGGACACGGCGAATGCtaattttttatatagaccTCACAAATGCTACAAAAACTTATGTTTTCTGACGAGTTTTATCAAATAAAAGTTATGTTTATGAGTGACAATATTTTAAAACCATGGTATTATCTTTTTTTTAATCCTATAATCCTATTGTAAGGTATAGACATACTCCTAGTAATATAACAAATGCTAACTTTTCATATGGACCTCACAAAGACTACAAAAAGTTGTGTTTGCTGGTGAGTTTTATCCAATAAAAGTAGTGTTTATGTGTGACAAACTGACAATGTTTGAAAAAGATGGAAAATGTTGTGTTAGCATGAAAACTTTGAATAGAATATTGTTTCTTTGTGAAAAGAGGCAGCGTATTTTTTGAAGGACGCCAGtgcaagatttttttttatttcgcaAAGGCAGGGTATTCTATGAAGGATCTCAGTGAATCACCTTTTTCTCAAGAATTTAATCAGTGACTCGAAAAATAAATCATCAATTGCATGTTTGGAAAGAAATTTAAAAAGTTGTCGTCAAGAATGGGATTCGAAATCATCTATTGCAGGtttaaaaaaaacacaaaaaattACTAAGAAGAACGCAAAGAATAGCTGTGAATAATGGGATTCAAAATCATCCATTGCaggtttttaaaaaataaaaaatatttgtaTTCATTGCaggtttttaaaaaataaaaaaatatgtgtTGGCAGGTTTTAAAAAAGAACACAAAAAATTACTAAGAAGAACGCAAAGAATTGCTGTGAATAATGGGATTCAAAATCATCCATTgcagttttttaaaaaataaaaaatatgtgtATTCATTGCaggtttttaaaaaataaaaaaatgtgtgTTGTCAAGAATGGGATTCGAACCCATGCCCTTTCGGACCAGTACCTGAAACTGGCGCCTTAGACCAACTCGGCCATCTTGACTAAATGTTTATATGATATACTCTTACACTTTTTAAAGAGTTATAGTATTGTTTTTAATTAGTGTGCCATAACCATAGCTGTGTGCCTGTGACCTGTGAGTGCCCTCTATACCAATATGAGTAGAGTGCACGACCACAATACCgttctttgtgtttttacagagTCAGATGAACCGATGCTGATAGATGTGCTTACAAGAGGTGTACACGAGAACTCCAAATTTTCACAAAGTCCTCATTGCCTCCTAGCTGCCGCCATCCTCCCAGCCTCCCATGACTTTGTCTTGGTCCCCTACTCTCTGTTAATCGGCGATCTTGTTAGTGGACAAATTAAAGGAACGAGATccaatatctttttttttatatatttttcaaTTAGTTTATTGATCTAGGATTTGTTCTCTGGTGTCATCGATAGGGTAGTGGTGACATGATGCTTTGTAATAAGGTATCTTCgttcttgaaaggtcctaataaggctagagggggggtgaatagcctatttaaaaaattctacaaactcactagagcaagaggttagtaaaaaacaaagcgaagctttttgctctagctctaaaggggtgtttgcaagccacctatccaacaattctggttgatataatcactaggcacacaggagctaagtctctacttacactagagagctacctaaagtttctatacaagaacgTAAGCTACTCTAATTTGCAAGCAagtaagagagaaggtttgaactttataccaccgcgtagaggggatgaaccaatcaataatatgaagtccaaacaCCGGAAGAAATCCAaagtacaatcacaatggagacacacgattttctcccgaggttcacgtgcttgccggcacgctacgtccccgttgtgtcgaccaacgcttggtggttcggtggctaagagatgtagcacgaacctcatcctcactaggacaccacaagaacctatccacaagtgaggtaactcaatgacacgagcaatccactagagttacctttcggctctccgccggggaaggtacaagacccctcacaatcaccaggagatggccacgaacaat
It encodes:
- the LOC8061765 gene encoding glycerol-3-phosphate acyltransferase 5 codes for the protein MTMPTTSSAAAPASPPRARRSRSVVAELEGALLRSADTFPYFMLVAFEASGLPRFVLLLALWPLLRLLELGAGRRDLALRAAAFVATVGVPRADVEAVSRAVLPKFMADDVDPAAWASFGSCEGKRVVVTRMPRVMVERFAKEHLGAHAVVGCDLEYSRLRRSTGLLKGAGHDAVATRVRALFAGDDRPDLGIGASEMASSFLTFCQEQLRPPFTADHDTNAPPFRPVIFHDGRLVCRPTPFMSLVILFWLPLGVLVAFVRIAVGLMVPIWTIPYIAPVFGGAVIIHGRAPPPVRVSDDAAAAAGSPSGVLFVCTHRTLMDPVVLATVLGRRVAAVTYSISRLSEILSPIPTVRLTRDRGVDAARMRAELARGDVAVCPEGTTCREPFLLRFSKLFAELSDSIVPVAMNYRVGLFHPTTARGWKAMDPIFFFMNPRPVYEVTFLNQLPAEATCAAGKSPVDVANYVQRILAATLGFECTTLTRKDKYTVLAGNDGSVNAKPPAAGKPAWQSRVKEVLGFLLH